Proteins encoded in a region of the Dreissena polymorpha isolate Duluth1 chromosome 6, UMN_Dpol_1.0, whole genome shotgun sequence genome:
- the LOC127835454 gene encoding uncharacterized protein LOC127835454, which yields MRWKIRYWYYVGYNKEIKHNGYSTIETSLRDSIFKYDLYLAYEEDVNAFVLDTLKPKLLELDYTVFMHDDILDGLPLYNIITRSIHASRVVVFVLSNGPRDSLEWKIAAHMTNEESNHRQKPMSVAFFYNSDSTVGLPEELKMLRRDAFIDYPVNGSEQEITAFWEDFITKLNTIY from the exons ATGCG ATGGAAGATACGGTACTGGTACTATGTTGGATACAATAAAGAGATAAAACATAATGGATACTCAACTATTGAAACTTCCTTGCGAGATTCAATATTCAAGTACGATTTATATCTCGCCTATGAGGAAGACGTCAACGCATTTGTTTTGGATACACTTAAACCGAAACTGTTGGAGCTGGACTACACAGTTTTCATGCATGATGATATTCTAGATGGATTACCGCTGTACAACATTATTACAAGATCGATCCATGCCAGCCGAGTTGTGGTGTTCGTCCTCTCAAATGGGCCAAGGGACAGTTTGGAGTGGAAAATAGCTGCGCACATGACGAATGAGGAATCAAATCACAGACAAAAGCCCATGTCTGTAGCTTTTTTCTACAATTCCGACTCAACTGTTGGCCTCCCAGAAGAACTTAAAATGTTGCGACGCGATGCGTTTATTGACTATCCTGTTAATGGCAGTGAACAAGAAATTACGGCTTTTTGGGAAGATTTCATCACCAAATTGAATAccatatattaa